The sequence AGGCTACATGTTAAGTTTGTTCtttctattcttttttcttttctataacgTTTCAGTATCCCTGTCAGCTTTACGGCAATCGTGGCAGGTAACAATACATGTTGTAAGCCCATCAGAAGAGACGAAACAAAGTAACTTGAACGTAATCGCGAGGCATACAATTAGTAGAGAGGAAGGGAAAAGGGTCAATAGCTTGGTAATCCGTACGCGAATGGGAATTCCTGGCATTTGAAAAAACGATTTTGAGTTTAACAATGTAggaaagtaaactttttttttttactaaagtaaTATGTGCCCTCTTTTACCGTTTCAACAATAGCTGTGTAGCTCTACTCCTCTATTTATTTTTGTGCCCTGAGAAATCGCGAAAATCGTTCACGTGGGGACTACGTAAGTGCAGAATAAGGCAATGTGTATGCAGCACTTCGTGTGTTATGTTCCTCTGTGTTCCGCcttgaacaaaatatattttatcatttttacatataaaattaaaatatcagttCAATAAAATCTACATTATGAGAGATATAAGGTGTTAAAGAAAATTGTGTGTATGTACATACCTGTATGTAGAACACAGGTAtgatcaaaacaataaaaacaataatactcTTTGATCGGAGATGTTATTTTTGCACTGGAGGCGTCGTCCAAAGGGTAGGACGTCCCTGGACCCCCCCTTAACCAAATGACGTAAGAGCAAATGCAAATGAGCGGTCCGTTTGTTCAGCTCGTCGCGCCCGAAGGAAGCCTTAATAAAAGCGCAACGTTGGCTACTGCGACCATTCCGTTGTAAGTAATTACTGTGTACAAGTCAAGATGTCTGGAAGAGGAAAGACTGGCGGTAAGGCACGTGCTAAGGCTAAGACTCGCTCTTCTCGAGCTGGTTTGCAGTTCCCTGTCGGCCGTGTTCACAGGCTCCTACGGAAAGGCAACTATGCTGAGCGGGTGGGCGCTGGTGCTCCCGTTTACTTGGCTGCCGTGCTCGAGTACCTGACCGCTGAAATTCTCGAGTTGGCCGGGAATGCTGCCCGTGATAACAAGAAAACCAGAATCATCCCTCGCCATCTTCAGCTGGCTGTGCGTAACGATGAGGAGCTCAATAAGTTGTTAGGTGGCGTGACCATCGCTCAGGGTGGTGTGCTGCCCAACATTCAGGCCGTGCTTCTGCCCAAGAAGACCGAGAAACCAGCTAAGAGCAAGTAGATGAGGGCGACTCGTTCATTAACACCAACGGTTCTTTTCAGAGCCACCTATCCGTTCAGACTGGAGCCTTTTCCATTCAGATTGTTTCTTGGTCGTtcagcacttttttttaatgggCTGTATATTGTAATCattggtattttattttatattgctttaTCTGAAGGGTTTCTTTAGCAAGTAGGTACTTGCCTTGTACTGTATAACTCCCATTTTATGTTTCGAGAATAAATCCACATCATCCATCTGTTCATGCTGGAGCCCTCTCCGTTAAGATTACTTAATGTAACAGCAACTTTTTATAGACTGTTCTCACTGGTAGTTTATCATGGACGTGGGCGCCTGTTTCTCTGTTGTTAATTGCTGTGTAaaacttgctttttctttttgtaatcctTTTTAAGGACTTGATCTGAAGGACCTCATGGTCCAGCCTTGGAAATCTTAACAGTATTGCAGTAGTGTAGCTTGGACTAAAGCTTGTAAGTGAACACTTTAAGTCCTTAGCACATTAAAGATACAGTTGTCCTTTACTAATGCGTTGTTCCACTTGTTTGGAACGCTTGTCTTTGAAAcatatctaaatgaaaggtaAGTCTTTCATTCAGTTGTTTACTGTAGTAAAGGGTAGCCATTTTGGGATAAATGGCTGGCTGAGTTTCTAAAggtgaatatttttcattttttggtgtGGCAGTGATTTTCATGTAATTTCCATTTTGTAGAAAACATACCTTGCCAAAGACAAAAACACCTGCTGTCCTCAGTCATGGATTGCAGTCTTCCTAGTCATTAGCTGTGTTTTCTCTTTGGCCCTTGGACAAAAGGAGCAGGGCCATATAGACTGGGACTTTCTAGCCCTAAAACAGATCTACTGATAATATGTTGATTAGCTAGAATATCTGACTTTTTTTGGTATATGGGAGTCTCATGTTGCGGGTTGGCTACAcgtttccacttgtcttttggaAGCCTCTTCAACCTGCCACCTTTGATAATGTAACCAAGATAAGCAGCGTAAATGAGGACACGTGCATCCATGTTATGAGTTGTATATATATGGTGCTTTGTATGCAGTAACCCGTTTGAGTCTTGACTTTCTTTAATCAAGTAAGACCAAGGTGGCATGACAATCCAAGACTGCATAACTGATTAGCCAGACTGGGAACAGCAGAACAGTTTGATGTAAGTTTCTTGTAGTTAGTGACCTGTTTAAGGCTTCTCCAGAATGATGCATTGCATTTGCTGACAATTGTTCTTGCAGATG comes from Polypterus senegalus isolate Bchr_013 chromosome 14, ASM1683550v1, whole genome shotgun sequence and encodes:
- the LOC120543518 gene encoding histone H2A-like; protein product: MSGRGKTGGKARAKAKTRSSRAGLQFPVGRVHRLLRKGNYAERVGAGAPVYLAAVLEYLTAEILELAGNAARDNKKTRIIPRHLQLAVRNDEELNKLLGGVTIAQGGVLPNIQAVLLPKKTEKPAKSK